The sequence below is a genomic window from Papio anubis isolate 15944 chromosome X, Panubis1.0, whole genome shotgun sequence.
cgcagtggctcatgcctgtaatcccagcactttgggagtccaaggtaggcagatcgcttcaggtcaggagttcaagaccagtctggccaacatggtgaaacctcatctctactaagaatacaaaaattagctgggagtggtgatgtgcacctgtgatcccagctactcgggaggctaaggcacgagactcacttgaacccgggaggtggaggttagagtgagccgagatcacaccactgtatttcagcctaCATGAAAGAGCGagaatgtctcaaaaacaaaacaaaacaaaacaaaacaaaaaaaccaaaaaactgcaATTATAATTAGTAGtcttcagtatttaaaaattttatgttatcACCTTCACTATTTTCTAAGTCTTTGCTGTTCCATAGAGTAGTCATGTGacaattaaaatcaaattaaattaaattaaaaattgagttgCCTTAGCCATATTACAAGTGCCCAATAACTACATGTGGCTATTGGCTGCCATTTTGGACAACACAGATATTGATCATTCCATCATCCCAGGAAGCtctgttggacagtgctggtctagatttttcatttgcttagctttttctaatttatcCTCAAAGTTTGTGGTCAAttatataaattgtatttcatGATGGTCAGACCTTTTCAGTTGTCTTTAAGTTTATCTTTAGCTTCAGAAGCCTTCTGATCTGTTCTAATCACctggttgccttttttttttttttttttttgagacggagtctcattctgtcgcccaggctggagtgcagtggtgcgattttggctcactgcaagctccgccgcctcccgggttcacgccattctcctgcctcagcctcccgagaagctgggactacaggcgcccgccactacgcccggctaatttttttgtatttttagtagaaacggggtttcaccgtgttcgccaggatggtctcgatctcctgaccttgtgatccgcctgctcagcctccctagagtgctgggattacaggcgtgagccaccgtgcccggcccctggTTGCCTTTTAAGCCTGTTACATACGCAGCTTTCATCCTGGAATGTCTTTTCACTGTCATCATGGGTAGGTCTCCTCTTCACAACTCCTGGGCCTAGGACGAAAAATGGGGAGCCTCAGTCTTCAGCCCTTCCACCTTCTTTGCCCAGTCCTGGCTATCCTTGACATTCGGCCCATATACCTAAGCTCTGTCTACAGCCCTCGTTAAAAACCACCTCTTCATCATCTTTTGGGCCTAGGGGTGTGTGCACATTCAGTTTCCCCAAGTCTGTCCTAATCGTGATGGATTTGGGGCAGAGCCTGTACAGACTCTGTAGTTGGGTCTGCCATCTGAGCAGGGAATTCCGAGGTCCTGAATACCAGAAGTGTGAGCTAGAAGGCAGCAGTATAGAGGCTGGGTGGCCTCCCATCATGTTGGACTCTAGAACTCCTTACCCTGTTGGGAGAGGTGCCACTTAAGGAGGGCCAGAATGAGGCCCTTTACATTACTGGGTTCAGAACAAGGGCTCAGGCTATCCTGGTTTAAGGGCTGTTTGTTTCTCTCCTGTGCTGTATTTCCTGTTTCCAGTATCCTTTGtctccattttattgttttacttactCCTTTCAGTGGAGCACatattctattgattttctgAGAAAGGTGCTTGGAAAATCAGCTATTTGAGACTTGTAACCTAGAAATATCTTTATTCTGTCATCACACTTAATTGATAACTTGGTCTTGGTTGAAAATAACTAGTTGAATGAAAATTCAGAATTTGTAGacattttttcattgtcttattGTTTCTTATGTTACTGTTAAAAAGTCTGAAGATTCTGATTCTTGGTCTTTTTTTGTGACTCTTTTTTCATTCTGGAAGCTTATAGGATATTCTCTTTGTCCCAGGTGTTCTATCATTTCACATTCATGAGAGGAGGTATAAATCTATTTTCACTCACTATTTTGATAACTTATGTCCTTCCATTCTGGGAAATATTCTTAAATCGTGTCTTTGAATTTCTCCCCTATTTTCTCTGGTCTTTCTGAACCTCCTATTATTCAGATAATAGATCTCCTGGACTGGtcctctctaattttattttccatcttgtAATTTTGTTCtcctttcaaaataataatttacctCAACTTTACCTTTCAATCCTTCCATTGAggtttaaaattatcatttttaatttctaacagCTTTGGAATTCTTCTTTTTTATAGCATCCTATTTGTAATTCATGATTATATTATACCTTAACTCTCTAAGAATATTGATGGTAGAATCTGCCACCTCCTTCACCCCGCCCTAACTTTGTTTCCTCCAAATGACTATTTTGGTCTTTCTCATAGCAGACCTTTCCTCGGATGTTTCAGAATTCTACTCATATTTAAGGATAAAGATCCAAAAAGCTGAATAGGCTCTATTAATTGTGGACTTAAATAAAGAATGATCTGGTTGCCTGTTGAGTTGGGGAACCTCTGATGTCAATTGCTCTTCTCAGACAAGTCAGATTCCCCAAGACATTCTTCCCAATATCCTGCTTAGAAGGTGGATACTCCTCTTGCTATCATTCTTTGAGCTGAGTAAGGGGAGAGAGGTCATGGATCTCAGCAAaaatatgcatatgtttatttaaTTGATCTATTATCAATTCAATAATTTTACCCTCAATTGGTATTCCCTACTCCAGAGACCCTCTGTTTCACTCTTTAGAGACtacatttgaagtttttctttggGGTTAAGGATAGGGAGTGTCACCTGGCTGCATGGCCAGGTGTGAAAGATGCTCTGGGTTTCTCACtgctttttaaatagactttCAATATTTCTTACCTTAGATATATCCCCTTTACTCTCACTCCAAAAAGGTATGTGATACCACCAATTCCTCAACACTGAGGGCAATTTAAGTCAGATTGGCTCTTCGCTTTTCCCatgtatattagtctgttctcatgctgctttaaagaactgcctgagactgggtaatttataaaggaaagaggtttaattgactcagttctgcagggctggggagcctcaggaaacacaatcatgctggtaggcacctcttcacagggtggcaggagagagaatgagtgcccagagaaggggaaagccccttataaaaccatcggctctcatgagaactaactcactatcacgagaacaggatgggggaaaccacctccatgattcaatgatctccacctggtccctcccacgacacatggggattatgggaactacaattcaagatgagacttgggtggggacacagcaaaccATATCCCCATGGCTCTTGTAAGATTCAGTGTTCTTAGGTCTCCTGTCATTAATCCTCAATCTCCTGCTTCCCAGCTTCTAAAATGTTATTGTACTGGTCtcttctcctgtttttttttttgtgtgtgtgtgtgtgtgtgtatttgtgtgtgtgtttgtgtgtgtgtgtgtgtgtattataccTTGTTAAAAAccatttattgttgttttagtgaagtttggaaaggaagaaaaaatacatacatgtgcCTATTCTGCTGTCTTTCCTAGGGATCCTTGCTTTCTTCAACCTCAGTTGAATATCTTTTTCGAGCTCACGTTCTCCAGAGTGGTGGGAAAGTACTCACTGTCAATCAGGATTTCCTCAGTCACTTCAGGGCTCCCTCCTCCTTGGATGTGTGTCTAAGTTTTAGATTGTTTATATAAAACCATAGGGTCAGCTGAGGATGGGAGTGGGTGGGAGATATCTTTGGTTGTCATCATGTAGCCGTACTGGTATCCATGGAAACTTATCATTCATCTGGTCCCTGGTTTGTAGTCTATGGAGATCATGTCTGCAATCTTTCCATCCCAACTGTAGGTCTTCTCCAGGGTTTCAGGTTCTCAGCAGCATGCTCGTGTGTGAGCAGACTTGATGAGGCAGCCTCATGCTGGCCTGCCCAGGTGATGCATGTGGCTGTCTCTCCTTCTGCTCCTGCAACATGCTGGTCATGAGATAATTTTGCAAACTTGTCTACTCTTGGCTCCCAAATCTCTCTGGAGACATACTTTTTCCCTCTATGGGGGACTCAGTCTACTTAAGTTTATTATTACTGCATAAATATTATGCCTTAAGTCTTTCATGGTTCTGGATTCTGAGGTGTAGAAGCTCAGGTTATGGTTTCTCAAAAGTCATTTCTCCCAAACGATTATTTCTGCCAGGAGTTTCTAAAGCCCATTTAGATACTCAAAAGTCAACAGATCGTTTTTGCTCTGATTTTCCACAATGATATTCTGAGGACTTGAAGGTGGAACGCCCTAGCTATAGCCTGGGTGGGGGTAGGGTGTTGAGGGCCAGGAAGTAACTGCATCCCCATTAGTTCTTTATGATAAACTCTTTCCCTGTTTCTTATCTTTCCATGTAGGTAAGATTGGCCTTTTCACCTGGATATTAGGTTTGAGGGCAGAACTTCATATAGATTTTTAAGGAAAGGGCAACTTTTGTTTTTATCCCTATAAGTGTGTTCAGCATACAGTAATTACTTCATGGATTTGTTGAAGACCTTTAACTTAGTATCTTCATGGCACATAACTGTGCCCAGAATatagtaaacattaaaaaaattgagatttgCTAAATAAACCAGGAATagttccaaaagagaaaaaaaatttacaatctGACCcttctacaatttttaaaaaagggaaacattttatttacctGGGAAACAATAATTACATGAATGTAAAAGAgatgttaacaatttttaaaaggacctttatgtatggttttaaaaaaatcctccttTTCTTATTTGACGTTTCAAGTTCAGGCTCAAGTTGACAGGTCTGTTTCAGAAGCCCAGCTCTCGAGGCCCAAGAGGACCAGTTTTCCTCGCTGTTGCCTCTTGCCCCAGTGCCAGGAATGCCAGTGTGTTCTGTTTTTAGAAAATGCAGCTGCTGGTTTCTAGCCTGTTCTAGCTGCTCCAGACCAGTGACAattgctgggggtggggaggggaggcagatgTAGGGAAAGCCCGTGGTCAGGAAAGCTCCTTGGTAACTAGGAGGTAAACATCAGTTAGATACAGAGACATTTTCAGGATATATTCTGAGAACTgggagagatagagaaagaaatttattctgGGATACAAAGACAGGGTAGGCTTTGTGGTACTTCATGATGTATTGAGCACGAATTAATTTCATACCATGTCgttgttgaaaattctttaactCAAATTAACAAATACCTTTTGAGTCTCTGTAGAAATGCAAATAACTGTGCTAGCTCCCAGGGGTCCAATACAAAGTTAAGTAAGACACAGCACTTGTTTTCAGTAGAATTTGCCGCAAATTTTCTCATTGTTTGCTCATAACCCACTAGCCATGTTTCCAATCTGCAACTTCTAGGTCACTGTTCATTTCCTATGGGGCAGAATGTAAATGCTTTTGCCTGACTGCCAAGGCTCTTCACGATCCAATTTCAGCTTATTTTCCCAATTCCTAATGCTTGTGCTCAGCTTCTTTGTATGTGGTGGGTAGGTCATGCTGCCATATTCTCTTATAACCCTGTTCCTATGGCTGGAACTCCTAATTACTCTTCAGCATTCAGCTGAAATGTCACCTTCCCTATGACACATCCTGTGACTTCTCCCCTTTGCCCCAGGCTAAGTTAGGGACCCCCACCCCCTGTAGTTCCTTTGTACCTATCACTATTATAATCCTCAGTGATATAATATTGGAATTGTTTATATCTAGTTAATTTTTTCCTATAGTGGGAAACTTTCTGAAGGATGGAattgtatgtttttcatttttatatcattagCACATGCCATAGTCCTGGTACAAAGTAGGCACAGACTTAGTAAGAGCTTGGTGAATGTATAAAGTGAATTTATTCATTGTCCTTATTTTTGATATATCAAATGCCAACTTCTAAAATTTCAGTATTCTTTTTCCCCATTCTTACTCATCGATTCTCTTTCCAGAATGCTGTCAGAAGGGTATCTCAGTGGACTTGAGTACTGGAATGACATCCACTGGAGTTGTGCCTCTTATAATGAGCAGGTGgctggggaaaaggaagaggagacaaATTCTGTTGCTACTCTTTCCTATTCCTCTGTGGATGAAACACAAGTCAGAAGTCTCTACGTGAGCTGCAAATCATCTGGCAAGTTTCTCTCTTCAGTGCATTCAAGAGAGAGCCAACATAGCAGAAGTCAGAGAGTCACAGTGCTGCAGACAAACCCCAATCCTGTGTTTGAAAGCCCAAACTTGGCTGCAGTTGAAATATGTAGAGATGCCAGCAGAGAGACCTACTTGGTTCCATCTTCTTGCAAAAGTATTTGCAAGAATTATAATGACTTACATATTGCAGGGGGCCAGGTGATGGCCATTAGTTCAGTGACAACGGATTTTCCCTCTGAGAGCAGTTTTGAATATGGCCCTTTGCTGAAGTCATCTGAGATTCCTTTACCCATGGAGGATTCCATTTCTACTCAGCCCAGTGACTTTCCTCAAATACCTATCCAGCGGTACTCATCCTATTGGAGAATAACAAGCATCAAAGAGAAAAGCAGCTTGCAAATGCAGAATCCTATTTCTAATGCAGTGCTGAATGAGTACCTGGAGCAGAAGCTTGTGGAGTTATATAAACAGTACATTATGGACACCGTGTTTCATGACAGTTCTCCTACTCAGATTCTGGCATCTGAACTCATCATGACAAGTGTAGACCAAATCAGTCTTCAAGTGTCTAGAGAGAAGAACCTGGAGACCTCAAAAGCCAGGGATATAGTCTTTAGCCGCCTATTGCAATTGATGTCAACTGAAATTACTGAAATTAGCACTCCTAGTCTCCATATTTCTCAGTATAGCAATGCAAATCCATAGAGAGAATGCTTCCATTACTGTCTCTCATTTACTTAAGCATGAAGTAAcactttatccatttattctgaGAATGTGCAGGAGGGAGTGGTGAAGGGGAATTAAGGGCTAGAGAAGTAAAGGTCAGTTGGAAGTCATGTGTGAATCATGGGGAAATCTCATAATATTACACTTGATGAAGGAATATGGTAAGAGGAGCCATAAGGAATGATTTCAAAGAGAGGTGTGTACAGcaaggaagcaaaaataaaaatgatcaaaaaaagaaaaggttaattcatttaaagaaacataggaattaaaaaagaagacagcCAAATGAGATGAAACAAAAAGGCCAAAAGgtagctgagcgcggtggctcaagcctgtaatcccagcatttgggaggctgatgtcaggagttcgagaccagcctggtcaacatggtgaaaccccatctctactaaaaatacaaaaaattagacgggcgtggtggtgggtgcctgtaatcccagctacttgggaagctgaggcaggagaatcgcttgaacccgagaggcggaggttgcagtgagtcgaggtcgtgccattgcactccagcctgggcaacaagagtgagactccgtctcaaaaaaaaaaaaaaaagccaaaaggtTTCAGGGTAAAGAGTTAAGAAAAGAGTTAAGAATATATTTGTTACCCAAATAAATTCCTCcaacttgtttatttttgaaggaaatgAACTGTAGAAACCTGCTGTATTTGGGTGGAAAGATAGGGtcaaacagttttcaaaatatgtttctcTCCCATTTGTCTATTCTGTATCAGATCATTTAAAGGTTTattctttgtaaatattaaaactgtaacaaattataattgtgtttttatttttgaatggttTCTTAGTTACAGACACAGTCACAGAACAGCCACTCAAATCTCCTACATCTATTTCCTGGTAGAAATGAAGTTGTCTAAATGAAAAACACCACATAGCACTAAACCATTTAGTGTTATTTTGCTGTGTATGATTTTCTTGGTACTAAGCTTCAAAAGAAATTatgagtctgggcacagtggcttatgcctataaccccagcactttgggaggccgaggcggatggatcacctgaggtcaggagttcgagaccaacctggtcaatgtggtgaaaccttgtctctactaaaaattcaaaaattagccagacgtggtggcaggtgcctgtaatcccatctacttgggaggctgaggcaggaaaattgcctgaactcaggaggcggaggttgcagtgagccaagattgcaccattacactccagcctgggcaacaagagtgaaactccattaaaaaaaaaaaaaaaagaaagaaattatgaatcttattgtttcccttttttccctcttccttttctccatgCTCTCTTGACCTGGAGCCAGGAAGGAGTCTTCCATGTCCTTGGAACAAGGTTACAAGCCGTAGGGTCCCATGATATCAAATTCTGTAAACTCATTCACTAGAATAGTAGCTTCACTGCTCTGCATTGCATCTTTCCTCTGGCTCAGGGATTGTCAAACTATGGCCCATTGACCAGATCTAGCCTGCTGCCTGCTTTTGAACTCCCATGAGCAAAGAatggtttttctaatttttaaatggttggggaaaaagaaaaagaagcaaaataagaaTGGTATTTTGTGATgggtgaaaattatataaaattcaaattcagtgtccataaaatacagttttattggaacacagcagtgcccatttgtttatgtgttgtctctggctgctttcacactagaatggcagagttgagtaaaAGTGATAGAGAATATGGCTCACCAAAGCCTAAAACCCTTACTGCCTGGACAGAAAACTCTTACTTACTTGACAGAAGAAGCTTGCCAACCCCGCCTAACAGTAGTGCGTTGTCCATATAGTGGTTGTTGGCTTAATTCAGGTTCGCTGGGAAGgcagactctgagatggagattgGTAAATTTCTTGAGGAGTGGTCTTGGGAACAACATCTGTGATGAAGTGAAGGAAGCAGAAGAGATTTCCACAGAGGCCTCCGTCCATCTCACAGGGAGCCCTGGAGCTAGGGTGACCCTTCAAAATGGTTACAAATGGAAACAAGAGGGTCAGATGTATACTCCAGCATCCACCAGGAGCGGGGTGTAACCTTAGCCGAGGCAGTTCAGTGGAGGGCAATCCCCAAAGTAGGAATCGACTGTGTCTTCAGCAGGCAAACTCCAAGCAGCTACTGGGAGAATAAGCTCCTCACCCCGAAAGAGCAATCTGGGTGGAGCAATCCTCTACATTTagcaatatttgtatttgtagagtgaatggagatatatatatatattttttggatatATGTTTTCTCACAATATATACTATTGTGTAAGGAAATCTGGTTTTGAAATAATTGTTAGAAATGTTATTCACTGTTTTAAACCTATCACAATAATAACTGCAATGTACTAATTGCTTGCTCTATGTCTAGCACCATGTTAAGaattttacatgaattatcttACATAATTCTTATAATAATCTTATGAGGGGGAATGTCTATtattaatctccattttacagatgagccaGCTGGGCTcagggaaattaaataatttgtccaagggCACACAGTAGATAGTGGAACTGGCTTTGGGTTCAGTTTCATTTAACTTGAAAGCCCTGGTTCTTAACCACTGTCACCTACTCTTTCTGTTCATCACTCTATTTGTCTcactaaagatttttttctgctctgaGTGGAGTCAACTCATTAATTTCTTACGTTATCTCATCTTTCCTTTTTAGTGTTTTGCTTAATATActatttatttgtatgtcttcctgcCCAGAACATGAACTTTGATTTATCCACATGCTTTTCCACATCCCAAACATTActtgcacatagtaggcaatcatttcatatttgttaaatggataaATACGTTTTGATCATGTTGGCTACTGCATTTGGTG
It includes:
- the CXHXorf21 gene encoding protein CXorf21 homolog, with the translated sequence MLSEGYLSGLEYWNDIHWSCASYNEQVAGEKEEETNSVATLSYSSVDETQVRSLYVSCKSSGKFLSSVHSRESQHSRSQRVTVLQTNPNPVFESPNLAAVEICRDASRETYLVPSSCKSICKNYNDLHIAGGQVMAISSVTTDFPSESSFEYGPLLKSSEIPLPMEDSISTQPSDFPQIPIQRYSSYWRITSIKEKSSLQMQNPISNAVLNEYLEQKLVELYKQYIMDTVFHDSSPTQILASELIMTSVDQISLQVSREKNLETSKARDIVFSRLLQLMSTEITEISTPSLHISQYSNANP